Sequence from the Nasonia vitripennis strain AsymCx chromosome 5, Nvit_psr_1.1, whole genome shotgun sequence genome:
AGAACTGTCATGTGTCAGTCTCTCTCTTGCACAGCAGAACACAAAGTGTATATAATCGAGAGCAGAGAACACGGGGCCGTGTATCTGCGCTGTGTACATGCACTATCGCGAAGAGGAACGTGGGGAGGGGGGGGGCGGGACACGCGAAATATCGAGAGTGACGTCGATTTATCgcgaggaagctttgtaataacCTTTTGACTTACCCAGATTAGCGAGAGAGGCCAGACGCAAAAACAACTGGGGCTACTCGGCCATACTGATACGACTCGCTCTCTGGGCCGCGTTCCGTGTCGTTCCCGCTGTCTCGCGCTTGTGGCGCTCGTACCTGCGCAGTTCGCTTCGTCAATAACGCGAGGCTCTTTGCCCGCGAATTTCGAAAATGAATATTCGCGCATACGATTGCTAACGTTTGAGATTATGCGTTGTTATAGTGAAGAGGGTCTGTTTTAAAGACTAaacattttattgaaaaattatacgaGTAAacaagtatttaaaaattttacaatttttgcgGAACGTTTGTTAACAAAAATTAAGTAAAAGCGAATGTTTGCAgatataaaagtttttttttttttgttttagtacGAAAGTTTACATGCGTCATTGATATAGTGAAAATATCATTTAATGTGATCACAGATCATGTAATATTGAAAGAAGCAGACTAATAATATCATTAACGATATGAGAGTTAAACTTCATAGCACTAACATCATGTCTTTACAACTGCACTATTAAATGCTTAAGGTATATATATGCTTAGCAGCCTGCTGCGTTCTTGAAACGAGCGCTGACGTCTTTCCAGTTAGCAATGTCAAAGATTGCCTTGACGTAATCTGGTCGAACATTTTTGTACTGCAAATAGTAAGCATGTTCCCAAACATCAATACCAAACAGAGGAATCAGGCCTGTGGTCGCCTGCAGAGGATCCTGGTTGGCACAGGTGGTGATTTGCAGCCTCTTCTCCTTTTGATTGTAGCCAAGCCAGCCCCAGCCTGAACCTTGAATAGCAACTGTGCTTTCGGACAGTCGCTTCTTCATTTCCTCCATGCTTCCAAAGTCCTTCTCGATCTGGCTCACAAGGGCAGCTGTAATAGATAAATAATTAGAGCGTATCTttcatttttaactttttataaacctgttggaaaataaataaaaatcatattaCCATCTGGTTTGCCGCCATTGGGAGAAAGATTCTGCCAGAAGATAGAGTGGTTCAAGTGACCACCTCCGTTGAACTTGATAGCTGGAGCCAGTGCAATCTGAGTGTTTACATCTCCCTTGGCAGTGGCCTCCTTCAACTTCTCCTCGGCCACATTGAGATTATTTACATAAGTGGCATGATGCTTCGAGTGATGAAGCTGCATAAtctcagcacagatgattGGCTCCAAAGCCCTGTAATCATAAGGCAGGTCTGGCAGCGTGTGCTTGGCCCTGACAAGAGCCTCCTTGCCTCGGCTAAAAATAgacataaaaaaatcattctaTCAAATCTGATTCATTTTATGGCAAACTCTAGGTTAGGAATTACATAATAATCGCCTCAATAAAACAATGAATTCACCATGAAGAAGCCAATGTGCTAAAAAAAGTAGTGTATACTCACATAGCTCCGCTGACGATCGCTCTCCTCCCTGCAAACATATCGCTTCTCGGGGTAAAAAAGGTGAAAAATAACTGCTTCACCGGTGTCTAGAGGATCAGTTTGCCAAATCCTCGGCTCTGGACTACCTATATATAAGTTTGGTGTTATCACCGGCCGATCGACACCGTCTCCAGGTTGCAATAAGACTGCGGGAACATTGCGCGCGCAGAAAGGAACGGCTCGGAATCGGAGCAACGTCGAGCCACGTGACTCGCGAATTTTCGGCTTGGATTTGAGCGCGAGGGACGGACACCGTAGGATTCGGAGAAAAAATCGTAAACATCAACAATAGGTGTCAGCAGTCAGTGTCTCATCGTTCGCGGTCGACCGTACAGAGTGCCGTAAACGGCTGAATTTGGGAGGCAGTGCGGGAGTGTTTTTCGTGTTGAACTGCTGAATTTTTTCGGTTGATCGTTGGTTGTTCGATTGTTATATTTGTTGGCGGTTGTTGCTCCGTACCCTGATGATAATGGATAGGACGGGATCCGTCTCGACGCTTAATCCGAAAAATGCGAATCGACAGTTCTTCCAGTGGGCCGTTAAATGGTTCTACGCAAATGCAACGGACAacgtgagtttttttttctcaggaTTAATACAGAAACAAACCAAAGTCATGAATGAAATGTGTATTGGAAATTCTGACAGTCTGGCTACTTACGAGCATTTGTTTTTACAGACATCAACAAAGCCGGACATCCCCAGCATAATTTGCCTGTTCCAAGCAATCGGCTTCAAGCTCCGCGAGTTTGAAAAGGGCGATCAGCTGATCCCGACGAGCGACCCGCTAAAAAAGGAAAACGTGCGAATAACATTGGAATGCGGCAGCTCAAAAATGATAGCTGTTCTCGAGACGGACGACGTCACTTGCCAGTGTCCGGATACCAACGAAGCTAAGGACGGCTCTTTTTGGAGCGTCTCCGGAACTGGGCCCATGTCATCGAGCATGGTATGTCATAATGcactgatttttttcaacctTAAACCTATGTATAATGTGAAAACTGTCTCGCACAGAATAACATAAGCAGAGTCGAGGAGACGGGAAGCAACCTGTTGCCCGATGTGCCGAAAGATACCATGGCAGTCGTGCGCGACGTCTCTCATAAGCTCTTGAAGATGATCAATAAGGATGGTGACCATAATCAGAACACGGATTCGAGCATGAACTTTCCGGATGCGTGCGCTAACAACACAATCACCAAGAGCAGCGAGATCCATCATGGTCTCGTTCGTAGCTACACGGATTTATACGATCCTAATTATAAGTCGCGAACCAGCGCCAGGGTTACCTCGGTAGGAGATAAAtccaatattatattttggaGCCGAAAGTTCACTTGTTCTTTCGTAAAAATGTAACCATCTTCAATGCTTTTAGAACTTGGTCAGCGCGAAATTCGACTCGACGAGAAGTCTCATCAAAGACTCCGCTACCTACTTGTCGAAGAAGCCGAAGCTGAATAGACAGGGCACTTATGAGCTCGACGAAAACGAGAATGACGAGCCTCGGCCGTCGCCTCCGAAAATCGCAAGTTCCCCTGTACTACATCAGCTGTTATGCACTTCACTAGGCCAGTTATCGTTGCAGAGCGACGAGGAGCTCGTTGGTTTGGCCGACTACGTCGTCAAGGCTCATCAAATTTTAGACAAGGCCGTCAACTATATCCTCAAAAAACTTCCGCCGTCGAACTGCAGCCAGTCATCCATTCCAGGTATATAACATTAACAAACATTAATATTCGCGAACAATAAACGATCATTTCTTACAGAGGAAAACGAATTCGTAAAACCAGCGCCACCGCCACTGATGAGCAGCAGCTTCTGCGTGAGTAACAGCCCTCGAAGCAGTGCAGGCAGTAACAGCCTGGTGAACCGAAGCGTGAGCAGCGGAAGTTCGTCCCGACCGGGCTCGGCGTGTTCGATGCCAGGTAAAACGATGCAGCCGATGGCAGGTCGCTCAATCGCTTCGGTGCAGAAACCTCTGGCCCGGCGAAGCGTCGCTGGTATTACCAATAACACCACGAGTGGCCTGCCGCCTATGCGAGACCGGGCAAGCTCGCTTAGCGCAGCGCAGCGACCGACGAACCAGCAACAGGCTTCGCCGAAAAAAGGAGCAGGAAGCCTTACCGGACCTAGTAGGAGAAGAAGCACTACGTCTGGAGCCTCGGGTACAGGTAATAATAATCACTTTATTTTGGCTATACATTACAAGACTATACGTCTTCGGgacaaaaatagaaaatagaaCTAGTTGTTTGTATAACAGACGTCA
This genomic interval carries:
- the LOC100113999 gene encoding superoxide dismutase [Mn], mitochondrial, whose translation is MFAGRRAIVSGAIRGKEALVRAKHTLPDLPYDYRALEPIICAEIMQLHHSKHHATYVNNLNVAEEKLKEATAKGDVNTQIALAPAIKFNGGGHLNHSIFWQNLSPNGGKPDAALVSQIEKDFGSMEEMKKRLSESTVAIQGSGWGWLGYNQKEKRLQITTCANQDPLQATTGLIPLFGIDVWEHAYYLQYKNVRPDYVKAIFDIANWKDVSARFKNAAGC
- the LOC100678582 gene encoding uncharacterized protein LOC100678582: MIMDRTGSVSTLNPKNANRQFFQWAVKWFYANATDNTSTKPDIPSIICLFQAIGFKLREFEKGDQLIPTSDPLKKENVRITLECGSSKMIAVLETDDVTCQCPDTNEAKDGSFWSVSGTGPMSSSMNNISRVEETGSNLLPDVPKDTMAVVRDVSHKLLKMINKDGDHNQNTDSSMNFPDACANNTITKSSEIHHGLVRSYTDLYDPNYKSRTSARVTSNLVSAKFDSTRSLIKDSATYLSKKPKLNRQGTYELDENENDEPRPSPPKIASSPVLHQLLCTSLGQLSLQSDEELVGLADYVVKAHQILDKAVNYILKKLPPSNCSQSSIPEENEFVKPAPPPLMSSSFCVSNSPRSSAGSNSLVNRSVSSGSSSRPGSACSMPGKTMQPMAGRSIASVQKPLARRSVAGITNNTTSGLPPMRDRASSLSAAQRPTNQQQASPKKGAGSLTGPSRRRSTTSGASGTVQRTTPTTSRLPASKLGLVKNTSSSLSAALTSKSQGNTSITAPRANLSFIKAPSTASRHSSGGTSSANTSISKFGYSAAKK